A window of Spodoptera frugiperda isolate SF20-4 chromosome 17, AGI-APGP_CSIRO_Sfru_2.0, whole genome shotgun sequence contains these coding sequences:
- the LOC118276951 gene encoding uncharacterized protein LOC118276951 isoform X2, with product MPKILSLLLFVFIVFICHGRGHSFAVNQLISDADLQSALMPQELNPAYVPEKDAPWRAVFPLGRLRRDIEVVENAQAPATVSHSLKVYSRMATCIALAIAAIVEIILYVIEFYTVS from the exons ATGCCTAAAATTTTGTCTTTATTACTGTTCGTATTTATTGTATTCATTTGCCACGGGCGAGGACACAGTTTCGCTGTT AATCAGTTAATAAGCGATGCGGATCTCCAATCAGCATTGATGCCCCAAGAATTGAATCCAGCATACGTTCCTGAAAAG GATGCACCATGGCGCGCTGTCTTCCCCCTCGGGCGACTGCGACGCGACATCGAAGTCGTGGAGAACGCACAGGCGCCTGCGACCGTGTCGCATAGTCTGAAAGTGTATAGTCGCATGGCCACGTGCATCGCGCTAGCAATCGCAGCGATTGTCgagattattttgtatgtaatcgAGTTTTATACTGTCAGTTGA
- the LOC118276950 gene encoding uncharacterized protein LOC118276950 isoform X1 gives MKFCVSVLFFIVCSVFAHIDETNRIKRDAAGALHIVTNHAQPIHADVKSEAPTEITEKTGEQPCSKGPDHIEPGVGFLVTSPEDTVTTYEVKSLRKSLTLTPPTTLTLIRSVSRVVTLLVLFVSAILEFYPTFSKLVCTIFSFMNTK, from the exons ATGAAGTTCTGTGtttcggttttattttttatcgtttGCTCCGTTTTTGCGCATATCGATGAAACG AATCGAATAAAGCGCGACGCCGCTGGAGCGCTACACATAGTGACCAATCATGCACAACCGATACACGCTGATGTCAAATCTGAAGCGCCCACTGAGATTACTGAGAAAACTGGTGAACag CCGTGCAGTAAAGGTCCTGATCATATTGAGCCTGGAGTAGGATTTTTG GTAACTTCGCCTGAAGATACAGTAACAACGTATGAAGTAAAATCTTTAAGAAAATCTCTGACTCTCACGCCTCCGACAACCCTAACACTAATACGCAGCGTCAGTAGGGTTGTCACTCTCCTAGTACTGTTTGTGTCCGCCATCTTGGAATTTTATCCCACGTTCAGTAAATTGGTTTGTACAATTTTTAGCTTTATGAATACGAAATAA
- the LOC118276950 gene encoding uncharacterized protein LOC118276950 isoform X2 — protein sequence MKFCVSVLFFIVCSVFAHIDETNRIKRDAAGALHIVTNHAQPIHADVKSEAPTEITEKTGEQVTSPEDTVTTYEVKSLRKSLTLTPPTTLTLIRSVSRVVTLLVLFVSAILEFYPTFSKLVCTIFSFMNTK from the exons ATGAAGTTCTGTGtttcggttttattttttatcgtttGCTCCGTTTTTGCGCATATCGATGAAACG AATCGAATAAAGCGCGACGCCGCTGGAGCGCTACACATAGTGACCAATCATGCACAACCGATACACGCTGATGTCAAATCTGAAGCGCCCACTGAGATTACTGAGAAAACTGGTGAACag GTAACTTCGCCTGAAGATACAGTAACAACGTATGAAGTAAAATCTTTAAGAAAATCTCTGACTCTCACGCCTCCGACAACCCTAACACTAATACGCAGCGTCAGTAGGGTTGTCACTCTCCTAGTACTGTTTGTGTCCGCCATCTTGGAATTTTATCCCACGTTCAGTAAATTGGTTTGTACAATTTTTAGCTTTATGAATACGAAATAA
- the LOC118276803 gene encoding uncharacterized protein LOC118276803 → MEFVKIVICCLILISTCFADVNTTFTNLTDLEQQLNVNKREKQYSLEDDPTEGSEQKRDGRQSTPKNNQIEPKVNPNATKVRLYPKVITTTPKPTMKQVLTKPFRAETTAQRIPIKIPIVLKTAKVLPTQANALRMKILESKYNETIANREKLASNTNSPSTFVPNESRSSDDVILTIDDITRSSTNSSDTNNKDAEDGNSKKYEEEIPPVNIKKPIHYFIDEPEPLPPKTQRLLDIDYKETDPNNMKEIPIGKKPKNKLNKDEIKTKMSFNDLDNDPEVTRISNGTHLISIKRIRDDDRVLRDGVQTMATEERIINKPPKPKPVIVKETVPQKPDNNIPVVEENIIAGVLWDGANKETKDQNCITIRNHNYAEVEEKSPLSTPISVQPIYTDLTQDYMRYLQNFYYNPYNQAINDQYRRNYGLIQSSPNIDLVDNNDSCLNNEEKIQPFYPNAEYQNCVTVNEIQPQIEPNEDNHSENSVQNRIWKNWKDVEIRIRNANTDEPIDIDIRAMIENSDDILKNDLVDSASTPSIRRYGNLHNRNGIFYPCFNPSNSVKNTH, encoded by the exons ATGGAATTCGTAAAAATTGTgatttgttgtttaattttaatatcaactTGTTTCGCTGATGTGAATACTACTTTTACTAATTTG acgGATTTGGAACAGCAGCTAAACGTAAATAAACGGGAAAAACAGTACTCATTAGAAGATGATCCCACAGAAGGCTCAGAGCAGAAGAGAGATGGAAGACAAAGTACTCCCAAAAACAATCAAATTGAGCCTAAAGTAAACCCAAACGCTACAAAAGTACGTCTTTATCCAAAAGTAATAACTACAACACCAAAACCAACCATGAAACAAGTGCTTACTAAACCATTTCGAGCAGAAACAACAGCGCAAAGAAttccaataaaaatacctattgtTCTAAAAACAGCTAAAGTCCTGCCGACCCAAGCAAACGCTTTGCGAATGAAGATAttggaaagtaaatataatgaaACGATTGCTAATCGAGAGAAACTGGCTTCGAATACTAATTCGCCTTCAACATTTGTGCCTAATGAGAGTCGTTCAAGTGATGATGTTATTTTAACTATTGATGATATAACTAGAAGTAGTACAAATTCAAGTGACACTAACAATAAAGATGCTGAGGATGGTAACAGCAAAAAGTATGAAGAGGAAATTCCACCAGTTAATATCAAAAAACCAATACATTACTTCATAGATGAACCTGAGCCGCTACCACCAAAAACTCAACGCTTGCTTGACATTGATTACAAAGAAACTGATCCAAATAACATGAAAGAGATACCAATAGGAAAGAAAcctaaaaataaactgaataaggatgaaatcaaaactaaaatgtcttttAATGACTTGGACAATGATCCAGAAGTTACGAGGATTTCTAATGGGACACACTTGATTAGTATAAAGAGAATTCGCGATGACGACCGGGTACTTCGTGATGGGGTGCAAACAATGGCAACTGAGGAAAGAATTATTAATAAGCCACCAAAGCCCAAACCAGTAATAGTAAAGGAGACAGTACCTCAGAAACCAGATAATAATATACCAgttgtagaagaaaatattatagctGGAGTTTTGTGGGATGGTGCGAATAAGGAGACAAAAG ATCAAAACTGCATAACCATAAGAAATCACAACTACGCAGAAGTAGAGGAAAAATCGCCTCTATCAACACCGATCTCCGTCCAACCGATTTATACCGATTTAACCCAAGACTATATGAGATACCTTCAAAATTTCTATTATAATCCTTATAACCAAGCCATTAACGATCAATATCGAAGGAACTATGGCTTAATACAAAGCTCCCCAAATATTGATTTAGTTGATAATAACGACTCTTGCCTaaataatgaagaaaaaatCCAACCTTTCTATCCGAATGCTGAATATCAAAACTGCGTTACCGTCAATGAAATTCAACCACAAATTGAACCAAATGAAGATAATCATTCAGAAAATAGTGTCCAAAATAGGATTTGGAAGAATTGGAAAGATGTCGAAATCAGAATAAGAAACGCTAACACTGATGAGCCAATTGACATAGATATAAGAGCTATGATCGAGAATAGTGATGACATTTTAAAGAACGATTTGGTTGATAGTgcatcaacgccatctattagaCGATACGGGAACTTACATAACAGGAATGGAATCTTTTACCCATGTTTCAATCCAAGCAATTCAGTAAAGAATAcgcattga
- the LOC118276951 gene encoding uncharacterized protein LOC118276951 isoform X1, translating to MPKILSLLLFVFIVFICHGRGHSFAVNQLISDADLQSALMPQELNPAYVPEKLFQDAPWRAVFPLGRLRRDIEVVENAQAPATVSHSLKVYSRMATCIALAIAAIVEIILYVIEFYTVS from the exons ATGCCTAAAATTTTGTCTTTATTACTGTTCGTATTTATTGTATTCATTTGCCACGGGCGAGGACACAGTTTCGCTGTT AATCAGTTAATAAGCGATGCGGATCTCCAATCAGCATTGATGCCCCAAGAATTGAATCCAGCATACGTTCCTGAAAAG TTATTTCAGGATGCACCATGGCGCGCTGTCTTCCCCCTCGGGCGACTGCGACGCGACATCGAAGTCGTGGAGAACGCACAGGCGCCTGCGACCGTGTCGCATAGTCTGAAAGTGTATAGTCGCATGGCCACGTGCATCGCGCTAGCAATCGCAGCGATTGTCgagattattttgtatgtaatcgAGTTTTATACTGTCAGTTGA